Proteins encoded within one genomic window of Arachis ipaensis cultivar K30076 chromosome B08, Araip1.1, whole genome shotgun sequence:
- the LOC107613664 gene encoding probable beta-1,4-xylosyltransferase IRX10L: MDFWKWVFFGFLCAALVSRIGAVELGRNQPTERISGSAGDVLEDNPVGRLKVFVYELPSKYNKKILQKDPRCLNHMFAAEIFMHRFLLSSPVRTLNPEEADWFYTPVYTTCDLTPNGLPLPFKSPRMMRSAIQLISSNWPYWNRTEGADHFFLTPHDFGACFHYQEEKAIERGILTLLKRATLVQTFGQRNHVCLKDGSITIPPYAPPQKIYAHLIPENTPRSIFVYFRGLFYDVGNDPEGGYYARGARAAVWENFKDNPLFDISTDHPTTYYEDMQRAVFCLCPLGWAPWSPRLVEAVVFGCIPIIIADDIVLPFADAIPWEEIGVFVDEEDVPKLDTILTSIPPEVILRKQRLLANPTMKQAMLFPQPAQPGDAFHQVLNGLARKLPHDRSIYLKPGEKFLNWTAGPVGDLKPW; this comes from the exons atggatttttggaagtgggttttctttggttttctttgtGCTGCTCTTGTTTCGAGAATTGGTGCTGTGGAGCTCGGTCGAAACCAACCTACTGAGAGAATTTCAG GTAGTGCTGGTGATGTGTTGGAAGATAATCCGGTTGGAAGGTTGAAGGTTTTTGTTTACGAACTTCCAAGCAAATATAACAAGAAAATTCTGCAAAAGGACCCAAGATGCCTTAATCATATGTTTGCTGCCGAAATCTTTATGCACCGGTTTCTCTTATCGAGTCCTGTGCGAACCCTTAATCCTGAAGAAGCTGATTGGTTTTACACCCCCGTATACACCACCTGTGACTTGACGCCAAATGGACTCCCTTTACCTTTTAAGTCACCGCGAATGATGCGAAGTGCCATACAGCTTATTTCTTCAAACTGGCCTTACTGGAACCGGACAGAAGGGGCAGATCATTTCTTTCTGACCCCTCATGACTTCGGAGCATGCTTCCATTATCAA gaagagaaagcaattGAAAGAGGAATTCTTACATTGCTAAAGCGAGCTACCTTGGTGCAAACATTTGGTCAGAGGAATCATGTATGCCTGAAAGACGGCTCAATCACAATTCCACCATATGCTCCGCCACAGAAAATATATGCCCACCTAATTCCTGAAAACACTCCCAGGTCCATTTTTGTTTACTTCCGAGGACTGTTTTATGATGTCGGAAATGACCCTGAAGGTGGTTACTATGCAAG AGGTGCAAGGGCAGCAGTGTGGGAGAACTTCAAGGACAATCCACTGTTTGACATTTCCACTGATCATCCAACCACATACTATGAGGACATGCAAAGAGCTGTGTTTTGTTTGTGCCCGCTCGGCTGGGCCCCGTGGAGCCCACGGTTGGTCGAAGCCGTGGTTTTCGGCTGCATTCCCATCATTATTGCTGATGACATCGTTCTGCCATTCGCGGATGCTATTCCATGGGAAGAGATAGGTGTTTTTGTTGATGAGGAAGATGTCCCTAAATTGGACACTATACTAACATCAATCCCACCTGAAGTTATCTTAAGAAAGCAGAGATTGCTTGCAAACCCTACCATGAAGCAAGCTATGCTGTTTCCACAACCAGCTCAACCGGGAGATGCATTCCATCAAGTACTCAATGGCCTTGCGCGTAAGCTGCCACATGACCGGAGTATATACCTGAAACCGGGGGAGAAGTTCTTGAATTGGACTGCCGGCCCGGTCGGTGATCTCAAACCCTGGTAA
- the LOC107611771 gene encoding mitochondrial import inner membrane translocase subunit TIM23-2, translating into MANSLNNNDNDNKSQNTRLYNPYHDLKVPIQNLYNLPTSPENLFPELVNRTYRPWNEKLTYYTGIACLTGAVGGGISGTLEGIRAAERGDSFKIRVNRVLNSGIQRGRRLGNSLGSLGLIFSVTESTIQYFTDRDDMVNSAAAGLATGALYKAAAGPRSAAIAGVLGGIAAAATVAGKQALRRYVPI; encoded by the coding sequence ATGGCTAATTCATTGAACAACAACGACAACGACAACAAGAGTCAGAACACGCGCCTCTACAACCCTTACCATGACCTCAAAGTCCCAATCCAGAATCTCTACAACCTCCCAACTTCGCCGGAGAATCTCTTCCCCGAACTGGTCAATAGGACCTACCGTCCCTGGAACGAAAAACTCACCTACTACACCGGCATCGCCTGCCTCACCGGCGCCGTTGGCGGCGGCATAAGTGGCACCCTCGAGGGCATCAGGGCCGCTGAGCGAGGAGACTCGTTTAAGATTCGGGTCAACCGAGTCCTCAATTCTGGGATTCAGAGGGGGCGCAGGCTCGGAAACTCGCTCGGATCGTTGGGCTTAATCTTCTCCGTCACGGAGAGTACGATCCAGTATTTCACTGACAGGGATGACATGGTTAATAGCGCCGCCGCTGGGCTCGCCACTGGTGCTCTGTATAAGGCGGCGGCGGGGCCAAGGTCGGCGGCGATTGCGGGAGTCCTCGGTGGGATCGCAGCAGCTGCTACTGTAGCCGGGAAGCAGGCTCTGAGGAGATACGTTCCAATATAG
- the LOC107614273 gene encoding uncharacterized protein LOC107614273 — MARFSCTKIIIILFYVLLFLLLSCTTLQNTKTKVKAFPLHTNGRWIVDEEEGGKRVKLACLSWMAHGLAVVAEGLSKQPLDSITKRIRPMGFNCIRLTWPLELVINESLASLTVKESFNRLGLFDDINGIQAHNPSILDLPLINAFQAVVKSLGDNNVMVILDNHCTKPAMCCSETDQNGFFGDKYFDPHVWIKGLTKMATMFNGVTNVVAMSLRNEPRGPRSNLKDWYRYMAEGAEAVHGANPNVLVIVSGLVWDQDLSFLKNQPLKLSFNGKLVFEVHQYSYGKGPGWIIENPNKMCAKILGEAMRNSSFLLEQGRPVMLSEFGVNMKGTNLGDNRFLNCYLGMLAELDMDWALWTFVGSYYIRNGDFIVGAEEVYGVLNEDWIRVRNASILHKISAVQLPFRGPGLSSKAKQHKVIFHPLTGLCVLTKSTVDPLRLGPCSNSDHWQYKPQEKKLSIEGTLLCLKAYGEGKAPKLGRKCSTWKMVSDSKMHLSSRVNKNGSSVRVCLDVDTTNNIIVTNTCKCLTTHKSCDAESQWFKLVDSVGGGV, encoded by the exons ATGGCTAGATTCTCTTGCAccaaaattattattattctcttctatgttcttctttttcttcttctatcatGTACTACACTCCAAAATACCAAAACCAAAGTGAAGGCTTTTCCACTTCACACCAATGGAAGGTGGATAGTGGATGAAGAAGAAGGAGGGAAGAGGGTGAAGCTTGCATGTCTTAGTTGGATGGCCCATGGGCTTGCTGTAGTGGCTGAGGGCCTAAGCAAGCAACCACTTGATTCCATTACAAAGAGGATAAGGCCCATGGGCTTTAACTGTATTAGGCTCACTTGGCCTCTTGAATTAGTCATCAATGAGTCTCTTGCTTCTCTCACTGTTAAAGAATCATTTAACAGGCTTGGGCTTTTTGATGATATTAATGGTATCCAAGCCCACAACCCCTCTATCTTAGACCTTCCCCTCATCAATGCTTTTCAG GCAGTGGTAAAAAGCCTAGGAGACAACAATGTGATGGTGATTTTGGACAACCACTGTACCAAACCAGCAATGTGTTGTTCTGAAACAGACCAAAATGGGTTCTTTGGAGACAAGTATTTTGATCCACATGTTTGGATCAAAGGCCTTACCAAAATGGCCACCATGTTTAATGGAGTCACTAATGTTGTGGCTATGAGCTTAAGAAATGAGCCAAGAGGTCCCAGATCCAACCTCAAAGATTGGTACAG GTACATGGCTGAAGGAGCAGAAGCCGTTCATGGTGCAAATCCAAATGTTCTAGTAATTGTTTCTGGCCTAGTTTGGGATCAAGACTTATCATTTCTTAAGAATCAACCATTAAAACTCTCCTTCAATGGAAAACTAGTATTTGAGGTACACCAATATAGCTATGGGAAAGGCCCAGGTTGGATCATTGAGAATCCAAACAAAATGTGTGCAAAGATCTTAGGAGAGGCAATGAGGAACTCTAGCTTCTTGCTCGAGCAAGGTCGACCAGTGATGTTGAGTGAGTTCGGCGTGAACATGAAAGGCACAAACTTGGGTGATAATAGGTTTTTGAATTGCTATTTGGGTATGTTGGCTGAACTTGACATGGATTGGGCTTTGTGGACATTTGTTGGCAGTTATTACATTAGAAATGGAGATTTTATAGTTGGAGCTGAAGAGGTTTATGGTGTTCTTAATGAGGATTGGATTAGGGTTAGGAATGCAAGTATATTGCACAAGATCTCAGCTGTTCAACTTCCTTTTAGag GGCCAGGATTGTCATCAAAAGCTAAGCAACACAAAGTGATTTTTCATCCGTTGACCGGTCTATGTGTTTTGACAAAGTCAACAGTTGACCCATTAAGATTGGGACCTTGTTCTAATTCTGATCATTGGCAATACAAACCACAAGAGAAAAAGCTATCAATAGAAGGTACCCTTTTGTGTTTGAAAGCATATGGAGAAGGGAAGGCACCAAAACTTGGAAGAAAATGTTCAACATGGAAAATGGTGTCTGATTCTAAGATGCACCTCTCATCTAGAGTCAACAAAAATGGTTCTAGTGTTAGGGTTTGTTTGGATGTAGACACTACTAATAACATCATTGTTACCAATACTTGTAAGTGCTTAACCACACATAAGTCATGTGATGCTGAAAGTCAATGGTTTAAGCTTGTTGATAGTGTGGGAGGAGGAGTTTAA